Proteins encoded within one genomic window of Paraglaciecola psychrophila 170:
- the rpsN gene encoding 30S ribosomal protein S14, with translation MAKESMKAREVKRAKLVVKFAVKRAALKATISDVNSSDEERWDAVLKLQQLPRDSSVSRKRNRCNITGRPHGFLRKFGMSRIKLREAAMRGEVPGLKKASW, from the coding sequence ATGGCAAAAGAATCAATGAAAGCGCGCGAAGTAAAACGTGCGAAGCTAGTTGTTAAGTTCGCGGTAAAACGCGCAGCGCTTAAAGCAACTATCAGCGATGTCAACTCTTCTGACGAAGAACGTTGGGACGCTGTTCTTAAGCTACAACAACTGCCACGTGACTCATCTGTAAGTCGTAAGCGTAATCGCTGCAACATTACAGGTCGTCCACATGGTTTCCTACGCAAGTTTGGCATGAGTCGTATCAAGTTGCGTGAAGCAGCTATGCGCGGTGAAGTGCCTGGCTTGAAAAAAGCCAGTTGGTAA